In Helianthus annuus cultivar XRQ/B chromosome 3, HanXRQr2.0-SUNRISE, whole genome shotgun sequence, a single window of DNA contains:
- the LOC110930101 gene encoding beta-fructofuranosidase, insoluble isoenzyme CWINV6-like: protein MNKLLSSFLTLCFLVLVFDTPTSNATGRNMVDGIFLPSQKNEQPYRTGYHFQPPSNWMNDPNGPMLYQGVYHFFYQYNPLAPTFGTIVWGHAVSHDLVNWIHLDPAIYPTDEPDISSCWSGSATILPGNLPAMLYTGSDSTSRQVQDLAWPKNRSDPFLREWVKSTHNPIITPPEGVKDDCFRDPSTAWLGPDGLWRIVVGGDRDNNGMAFLYQSPDFVTWTRYENPLAAADSTGTWECPDFFPVPLNSTNGLDTSVVSSGSVLHVMKAGFEGHDWYTIGTYSPDRENFLPQNGLSLSGSTLDLRYDYGNFYASKSFFDESKNRRVLWAWVPEKDSEEDDIEKGWAGLQSFPRALWIDRSGKQLIQWPVEEIETLRENEVKLKNKRLKSGSVVEIEGVTASQADVTISFKLEDLKEAEVVDTCSVDPQALCTDKGASSKGVIGPFGVLAMASKDLKEQTAIFFRVFQNQKGRYSVLMCSDLSRSTIRSTIDKTSFGAFVDIDPRYDEISLRNLIDHSIIESFGAGGKTCITSRVYPQFLNYEDAHLFAFNNGTQSVKISQMSAWSMKNAEFTIDQTVKSAT from the exons ATGAACAAacttctttcttcttttcttaCTTTATGTTTTCTTGTTCTCGTCTTTGATACTCCGACCAGTAATGCCACTGGTCGGAATATGGTAGACGGGATATTTCTGCCGAGCCAGAAAAATGAGCAACCGTATCGAACCGGTTATCATTTTCAACCACCAAGTAACTGGATGAATG ATCCCAATG GACCAATGTTATACCAAGGCGTCTACCACTTCTTCTACCAATACAACCCACTGGCCCCCACTTTCGGCACCATCGTGTGGGGCCACGCCGTATCCCACGACCTCGTCAACTGGATCCACCTAGACCCGGCAATCTACCCGACCGACGAACCCGACATCAGCAGCTGCTGGTCCGGATCCGCCACCATCCTCCCGGGTAACCTTCCAGCCATGCTCTACACCGGTAGCGACTCCACTTCCCGCCAAGTCCAAGACCTCGCCTGGCCTAAAAATCGCTCCGACCCGTTTCTCCGCGAATGGGTCAAATCCACCCACAACCCGATAATAACCCCACCCGAAGGCGTCAAAGACGATTGTTTTCGAGACCCGAGCACCGCGTGGCTCGGGCCCGATGGCTTATGGCGAATTGTTGTCGGTGGTGATCGTGACAACAACGGTATGGCGTTTTTGTACCAGAGTCCGGATTTTGTAACCTGGACTCGGTATGAGAATCCGCTTGCGGCAGCGGATTCTACGGGTACATGGGAGTGTCCCGACTTTTTTCCTGTCCCGTTGAATAGTACCAACGGGCTGGATACGTCTGTTGTGAGTAGTGGGAGTGTTTTGCATGTGATGAAAGCGGGATTTGAAGGGCATGATTGGTACACGATCGGGACGTATAGTCCTGACCGCGAGAACTTTTTGCCGCAAAACGGGTTGAGTTTGAGTGGGAGCACGTTGGATTTGAGATACGACTATGGAAACTTTTATGCGTCAAAGTCATTCTTTGACGAGTCGAAGAACAGGAGGGTTTTGTGGGCGTGGGTTCCTGAAAAAGATTCGGAAGAAGATGATATTGAAAAAGGATGGGCTGGGCTTCag TCGTTTCCAAGGGCCCTTTGGATTGACAGAAGTGGGAAGCAGTTGATCCAGTGGCCGGTGGAGGAGATAGAAACACTTCGTGAAAATGaagttaagcttaaaaacaagagGCTCAAATCCGGGTCTGTTGTCGAAATCGAGGGTGTTACTGCTTCTCAG GCGGATGTTACAATTTCGTTTAAATTGGAGGATTTGAAAGAGGCGGAGGTTGTGGATACGTGTTCGGTTGATCCGCAAGCACTTTGTACCGACAAGGGTGCATCAAGCAAGGGTGTAATCGGGCCTTTTGGTGTTTTGGCTATGGCATCTAAAGACTTGAAAGAACAAACCGCGATTTTCTTTAGGGTTTTCCAAAACCAAAAAGGACGCTATTCTGTGCTCATGTGTAGCGACCTTAGCAG GTCTACAATCAGAAGCACCATCGACAAGACAAGTTTTGGCGCGTTTGTTGACATAGATCCTCGATACGATGAGATCTCACTAAGAAACTTG ATCGACCACTCAATCATCGAGAGTTTCGGAGCAGGCGGAAAAACATGCATCACAAGTCGGGTCTATCCACAATTTCTTAACTATGAGGATGCTCATCTTTTTGCATTTAACAACGGCACTCAAAGCGTCAAGATTTCTCAAATGAGTGCTTGGAGTATGAAAAATGCGGAATTTACCATCGACCAAACCGTAAAAAGTGCAACTTAA